Proteins encoded in a region of the Coprobacter tertius genome:
- a CDS encoding carboxymuconolactone decarboxylase family protein, whose translation MNKIILLTVFSILTFNVMAQKKIVQTAGRDQLGEFAPKFAELNDDVLFGEVWSRNDLLSLRDRSLVTITSLISQGITDSSLTFHLQSAKNNGITRTEISEIITHIAFYAGWPKAWAAFRLAKDVWAEDTVETDAKASFQREMIFPIGEPNTAYAKYFIGNSYLARISTEQIPFSNVTFEPRCRNNWHIHKASKGGGQMLVGVAGRGWYQEEGKPAQEILPGTVIHIPANVKHWHGAAADSWFAHLAFEIPGEDTFNEWLEPVSDEEYDKLK comes from the coding sequence ATGAATAAAATCATTTTATTAACAGTATTCAGTATATTAACATTTAATGTTATGGCACAAAAAAAGATTGTACAAACTGCCGGGCGCGACCAACTCGGTGAGTTTGCTCCTAAATTTGCAGAACTTAATGACGATGTTCTGTTCGGGGAAGTATGGAGTAGAAACGACCTGCTTAGCCTTCGCGATCGTAGCTTGGTAACGATTACGTCGCTTATCAGTCAGGGGATTACAGATAGTTCACTGACATTCCATCTACAATCGGCAAAAAACAACGGTATTACCCGCACCGAAATTTCCGAAATCATTACCCATATTGCTTTTTATGCGGGATGGCCCAAAGCATGGGCGGCCTTCCGCCTGGCTAAGGACGTATGGGCAGAGGATACGGTCGAGACAGATGCTAAAGCATCCTTTCAACGGGAAATGATTTTTCCTATCGGTGAACCAAACACGGCTTATGCTAAGTATTTCATCGGTAACAGTTATCTTGCCCGTATTTCAACGGAACAAATTCCTTTTTCCAATGTGACTTTCGAACCTCGTTGCCGCAATAACTGGCATATTCATAAGGCATCGAAAGGTGGTGGTCAGATGCTGGTAGGAGTTGCCGGAAGAGGCTGGTATCAGGAAGAAGGGAAACCGGCACAGGAAATTTTGCCCGGAACAGTCATCCATATTCCCGCTAATGTGAAACACTGGCACGGAGCGGCTGCCGACAGTTGGTTCGCGCATCTTGCCTTCGAAATTCCCGGTGAAGATACCTTCAACGAATGGCTCGAACCGGTAAGCGATGAAGAATATGATAAATTAAAATAA
- a CDS encoding RagB/SusD family nutrient uptake outer membrane protein: MKHLKKSAQAWFLLLLLTAGSGCTDHFDEMNKNPYQVTKDELGRENYNVGSTLKTLQGLVVPTEEHLNQFVEILAGGAFAGYAGSTIDTWASKFSTYNPPSDWLKAPFVDVFEKTYPAYRDMFNQTEDPVARALAVLLKVAIMHRETDIYGPIPYSKVVLPTGDISLTAPYDSQKDVYNEMFNDLENVDKVLTENKDLSPEAFRKFDDVYYGDIGKWLKYLHSLQLRMAMRLVYIDPVLAQQIAEKAVSEGVITANADNALLHVEENRIAMIYNDWNDHRVGAEIINYMNGFKDPRREKMFTKVGDDFIGMRIGTDPDDKDKWVKSFSKPIITDSDPILWMNAAEVTFLRAEGALRNWAMGGEARDLYEQGIRLSFEEKGVKGADEYIKDQTSQYPDVYTPPVGPGYTSKLSDITIMWEDGQPNFERNLERIIVQKWIAIYPLGIESWAEFRRTGYPKLMPVALNKSGGSIPEGTWIRRLPYPAEEYSLNRTNVTAAVGMLNGPDTGGTPVWWDNKKNLN, from the coding sequence ATGAAACACTTAAAAAAATCCGCTCAAGCCTGGTTTCTTCTGTTGTTACTGACTGCAGGATCCGGTTGTACCGATCATTTCGATGAAATGAACAAAAACCCGTATCAAGTAACAAAAGACGAACTGGGCCGCGAAAACTATAATGTAGGTTCTACACTCAAAACCTTACAAGGATTAGTCGTTCCTACCGAGGAACATCTTAATCAGTTTGTCGAAATATTAGCCGGAGGCGCATTCGCAGGATATGCCGGCTCTACCATCGATACCTGGGCCTCGAAATTCTCCACTTATAATCCGCCCAGCGATTGGCTGAAAGCACCGTTTGTAGATGTATTCGAAAAAACGTATCCGGCTTACCGGGATATGTTCAACCAAACCGAGGACCCTGTTGCAAGGGCTTTGGCCGTATTGCTAAAAGTTGCTATCATGCACCGCGAAACCGACATATACGGACCTATACCCTATTCGAAAGTCGTGCTTCCGACCGGAGATATCTCGCTTACAGCACCTTATGACAGTCAAAAAGATGTTTATAACGAAATGTTCAATGATCTCGAAAACGTAGATAAAGTTCTCACCGAAAATAAAGACCTGAGTCCCGAAGCATTTCGAAAATTCGACGACGTTTATTACGGCGATATCGGAAAATGGCTGAAATATTTACATTCACTACAACTACGCATGGCCATGAGGCTCGTATATATCGATCCTGTTCTAGCACAACAGATTGCCGAAAAAGCGGTCTCCGAAGGAGTGATTACAGCAAATGCCGACAATGCCCTTCTTCATGTTGAGGAAAATCGTATTGCCATGATATACAACGATTGGAACGATCATCGCGTAGGGGCCGAAATCATCAATTATATGAATGGATTCAAAGATCCCCGCCGAGAAAAAATGTTTACTAAAGTTGGCGATGATTTTATAGGCATGCGTATCGGTACAGATCCCGATGACAAAGATAAATGGGTTAAAAGTTTTTCGAAACCGATCATTACCGACTCGGATCCCATTCTCTGGATGAATGCCGCCGAAGTAACTTTTCTCCGAGCCGAAGGCGCTCTCAGAAATTGGGCGATGGGCGGTGAAGCACGCGATCTGTATGAACAAGGTATTCGTCTCTCATTCGAAGAAAAAGGAGTCAAAGGAGCAGATGAATACATTAAAGACCAAACTTCGCAATATCCAGATGTATATACCCCTCCGGTAGGACCCGGTTATACCTCCAAGCTGAGCGACATTACTATTATGTGGGAAGATGGGCAGCCGAACTTCGAACGCAATCTCGAAAGAATCATCGTTCAGAAATGGATCGCGATATACCCGCTCGGCATAGAATCCTGGGCTGAATTCAGACGTACCGGATATCCGAAACTAATGCCTGTTGCCCTGAACAAAAGCGGGGGAAGCATTCCCGAAGGTACCTGGATACGCCGATTGCCCTACCCTGCTGAAGAATATAGCCTGAACAGAACAAACGTAACCGCTGCCGTAGGAATGCTCAACGGACCCGATACCGGAGGTACTCCCGTCTGGTGGGATAACAAGAAAAATTTAAACTGA
- a CDS encoding putative quinol monooxygenase — translation MMVTGEEIVGKVNVSAIDRKGMCTKLPMASDGIVRLSKIEVFPEYLDVYKTYAIEVGEISLRTEPGVLTMYAVQEKANPCMITILETYADQAAYTSHIQSKHFLKYKRETLHMIKSLMLLDQTPLSFTNKINNFIQ, via the coding sequence ATGATGGTAACTGGTGAGGAGATCGTTGGGAAAGTAAACGTTTCTGCAATAGATCGTAAAGGTATGTGCACTAAATTGCCAATGGCATCCGACGGTATCGTACGCTTATCTAAAATAGAAGTTTTTCCCGAATATCTCGATGTGTACAAGACGTATGCGATAGAAGTCGGCGAAATATCTTTACGTACAGAACCGGGAGTGTTAACCATGTATGCTGTACAGGAAAAAGCTAATCCTTGTATGATTACTATTCTCGAAACATATGCTGATCAGGCGGCATATACATCGCATATCCAATCTAAACATTTTCTGAAATATAAACGGGAAACGCTGCACATGATTAAATCGCTTATGTTATTAGACCAGACCCCGTTGAGTTTTACAAATAAAATTAATAACTTCATTCAATAA
- the pepT gene encoding peptidase T, whose product MDLVNRFLHYVSFDTQSDELTNMTPSTPGQMIFARELEKELKKIGMTEVSLDENGYLMATLPSNTDKKVPTIGFIAHLDTSPDLSGRHVTPRIVKNYDGNDIVLSQEDNIVLKTEDFPEVKKYIGQDLIVTNGKTLLGADDKAGIAEIISAMEYLINHPEIKHGKIRVAFTPDEEIGKGPHKFDIDRFGADWAYTLDGGEIGELEYENFNAAMAKITFIGRNVHPGYAKHKMINSLRIAIQYAIMLPRWETPEHTEGYEGFYHLISCEGSVEKTVLTYIIRDHDRDRFDRRKKEFEHLTRKINKEFPECASLEIKDQYYNMHEKIEPVKYIVDLAFEAMEKSGVTPSVKPVRGGTDGAQLSFMGLPCPNIFAGGHNFHGRYEFVPIQSMEKASEVVVQIAKLAVEKH is encoded by the coding sequence ATGGATTTAGTAAATCGTTTTTTACACTACGTCAGCTTCGATACCCAATCGGACGAGCTTACCAATATGACTCCCAGTACTCCGGGACAAATGATTTTTGCACGAGAACTGGAAAAAGAACTTAAAAAAATCGGAATGACTGAAGTATCCCTCGACGAAAATGGCTATTTAATGGCTACCTTACCGTCTAATACTGATAAAAAAGTTCCCACAATAGGATTTATCGCCCACCTCGATACGAGTCCCGATCTTTCGGGACGTCATGTTACTCCCCGTATTGTAAAAAATTACGACGGAAACGATATCGTACTCAGCCAAGAAGATAATATCGTACTGAAAACCGAAGATTTTCCCGAAGTAAAAAAATATATCGGACAGGATTTAATCGTAACAAATGGTAAAACCTTATTAGGAGCCGATGATAAAGCCGGTATCGCTGAAATCATTTCGGCAATGGAATACCTGATTAATCATCCTGAAATAAAACACGGCAAAATACGCGTTGCTTTTACTCCCGACGAAGAGATAGGAAAAGGACCGCACAAATTCGACATAGACCGGTTTGGTGCCGATTGGGCCTATACACTCGATGGTGGAGAAATCGGTGAACTCGAATATGAAAACTTTAACGCCGCCATGGCAAAAATTACATTTATCGGAAGAAATGTACATCCGGGGTATGCCAAACATAAAATGATAAACTCTTTACGTATCGCCATACAATACGCAATCATGCTGCCGAGATGGGAAACTCCAGAACACACCGAAGGATACGAAGGGTTTTACCATTTAATTTCATGTGAGGGATCGGTAGAAAAAACCGTACTGACGTACATAATTCGCGATCATGATCGCGACCGTTTCGACCGGCGTAAAAAAGAATTCGAGCACCTTACCCGTAAAATTAATAAAGAGTTCCCCGAATGCGCTAGCCTCGAAATAAAGGACCAGTATTACAACATGCATGAAAAAATAGAACCGGTAAAATATATTGTCGATCTCGCTTTTGAAGCTATGGAAAAATCAGGCGTTACTCCATCGGTAAAACCGGTACGAGGCGGTACCGACGGTGCACAACTTTCGTTTATGGGACTTCCCTGTCCCAATATTTTTGCCGGGGGGCATAATTTTCACGGACGATACGAATTCGTTCCTATACAATCGATGGAAAAAGCCAGTGAAGTAGTCGTACAAATCGCCAAGCTCGCAGTCGAAAAACATTAA
- a CDS encoding BT_3987 domain-containing protein → MNSSHQKTIRNLLSGCVAVATVILAGCGEDLIQFPAGDLPPTGNIGKSFGILRNTEEAGKTDILILREDVPATGSFYFELTRPVETDINRTVIVDESLVQAYNEANGTKFEAFPADGTVLSGDGQLTVTKGETRSAPSMFSLTFRPELPDTTLLALRVNEAAEGYNSLYFLVIKETKETPSKIIPKPGFPGQETKLMLCINTLNMTPRVAIYFQLEKNRRLYGMYEYVNILAATVKNDNGRPSLFFGNDIRHVLTNAKKYIEPLQLYGRKVCLTVQGGGEGIGFCNLDDNGIADLVYSLKYTVDKYGLDGINLWDENSKYDKEGARPVDPESYPKLIKALREAMPGKLIVLTDVGDPTASFDTPQGGIEVGRYIDYAFHAYNSECVINPWAAGSLRKPIAGLDPSKYGACYYNIPQSDTQWVNEQTEKVTAMRKAGGPTGLAVVMYDSSTRIDQDNDGFKYNSPIIIQGYFQGQNLGPDIDTGFNINERVPGWNFMTPGNISKDW, encoded by the coding sequence ATGAATAGCTCACATCAGAAAACAATCAGGAACCTCCTCTCCGGCTGTGTGGCGGTAGCCACTGTTATACTCGCCGGGTGCGGAGAAGACCTCATACAATTTCCGGCCGGCGATTTGCCTCCCACCGGGAATATAGGAAAGTCATTCGGCATACTTCGCAATACAGAGGAAGCTGGTAAAACCGATATCCTCATTCTTCGTGAAGATGTACCGGCAACCGGTTCGTTCTATTTCGAACTCACCCGACCGGTCGAAACAGATATCAACCGTACCGTCATCGTCGACGAAAGCCTCGTACAGGCGTATAATGAGGCCAACGGGACAAAATTCGAAGCCTTCCCGGCAGACGGTACGGTTTTATCAGGCGACGGACAACTCACGGTAACCAAAGGAGAAACTCGTTCGGCACCGAGTATGTTCTCCCTCACTTTCCGGCCCGAACTTCCCGACACCACCTTGCTGGCACTGCGTGTAAATGAAGCTGCCGAAGGATACAATTCCCTTTATTTTCTCGTCATAAAAGAAACAAAGGAAACTCCGAGCAAAATTATTCCCAAGCCGGGATTTCCCGGTCAGGAAACCAAACTCATGCTCTGTATCAATACCCTGAACATGACTCCGAGAGTTGCAATATATTTTCAATTGGAAAAAAATCGCAGACTTTACGGAATGTATGAATATGTAAATATATTGGCTGCCACCGTTAAGAACGATAATGGAAGACCTTCGCTTTTCTTCGGAAACGATATCCGCCATGTGCTGACAAATGCCAAAAAGTACATCGAACCCCTGCAGCTTTACGGTCGTAAAGTATGTCTTACCGTACAGGGCGGCGGTGAGGGAATCGGTTTTTGCAACCTCGACGATAACGGTATCGCCGACCTCGTGTACAGCCTCAAATATACTGTGGATAAATACGGTCTCGACGGCATTAACCTCTGGGATGAAAATTCGAAATACGACAAAGAAGGCGCCCGACCCGTCGATCCCGAATCGTATCCGAAACTGATTAAGGCTCTACGGGAAGCCATGCCCGGAAAACTAATCGTACTTACCGACGTGGGCGACCCCACCGCCTCGTTCGATACGCCCCAAGGCGGAATCGAGGTGGGACGGTATATCGATTATGCTTTCCACGCCTACAACAGTGAATGCGTGATAAATCCCTGGGCGGCGGGAAGCTTACGCAAACCCATCGCCGGACTCGACCCATCGAAATACGGAGCGTGCTACTACAATATTCCCCAATCGGATACGCAATGGGTGAATGAACAAACGGAAAAAGTAACCGCCATGCGCAAAGCTGGAGGTCCCACAGGGCTGGCTGTCGTGATGTACGACTCCTCGACGAGGATAGATCAGGACAATGACGGTTTTAAATACAATTCGCCTATTATAATACAAGGATATTTCCAGGGCCAGAATTTAGGCCCCGATATCGATACGGGATTTAATATCAACGAACGGGTACCCGGCTGGAATTTTATGACTCCCGGAAACATTTCAAAAGACTGGTAA
- the miaA gene encoding tRNA (adenosine(37)-N6)-dimethylallyltransferase MiaA, which produces MMSKTLIVLLGPTGVGKTDLSLNLAEYYKCPILSCDSRQLYRQLVIGTAAPTPEQMSRIKHYFVGTLDITDYYSAALYEENALKLMENLFLTHDTLLMTGGSMMYIDAVCNGIDILPTVSEEIRTATLEKYRNEGLDAICEELKKLDPVFYNQVDLKNPKRVIHALEICYMTERPYSELRTNTKKKRPFDILKIGLRREREELYQRINNRVDEMIKEGLVEEARNVYEHREMNSLNTVGYKEIFKYLSGEWDLDFSIEKIKRNTRVYSRKQMTWFKRDSEINWFYPEEKEQIISFIDSKLYGKK; this is translated from the coding sequence ATGATGAGTAAAACACTGATCGTACTTTTGGGTCCTACCGGTGTAGGAAAAACAGATCTTTCACTAAACCTGGCCGAATATTATAAATGCCCGATTTTGTCCTGTGACAGTAGGCAATTATATCGCCAGCTGGTAATAGGTACAGCCGCCCCAACTCCCGAACAGATGTCACGGATAAAACATTACTTTGTAGGGACACTTGATATTACTGATTATTACAGTGCTGCCCTTTACGAAGAAAATGCTTTAAAGTTAATGGAAAACTTATTCCTAACTCACGATACTTTACTTATGACAGGAGGATCGATGATGTATATCGATGCTGTTTGTAACGGAATAGACATACTACCGACCGTCTCGGAAGAAATACGTACAGCTACGCTGGAAAAATACCGAAATGAAGGTTTGGATGCCATTTGTGAAGAACTGAAAAAGCTTGATCCGGTATTTTACAATCAGGTAGATCTGAAAAACCCTAAACGTGTTATTCATGCACTCGAAATTTGTTACATGACCGAACGTCCCTATTCGGAACTGCGTACTAATACGAAAAAAAAACGACCTTTCGATATCCTTAAAATAGGACTGCGTCGGGAACGGGAAGAACTATACCAACGTATAAACAACCGTGTTGACGAAATGATAAAAGAAGGATTGGTAGAAGAAGCTCGCAACGTATACGAACACCGGGAAATGAATTCACTGAATACGGTAGGTTATAAAGAAATTTTTAAATACTTGTCGGGAGAATGGGATCTGGACTTTTCCATAGAGAAAATAAAACGGAATACAAGGGTATATTCGCGTAAACAAATGACCTGGTTTAAAAGAGATTCTGAAATAAACTGGTTCTATCCAGAGGAAAAAGAACAAATAATATCATTTATCGACTCTAAGCTGTACGGTAAAAAATAA
- a CDS encoding glycoside hydrolase family 18 translates to MKNYISLHTILCAFLLGASAMLINACSDWNEPETLKFDTIGPESQNPELYARYTESLKEYKKRPHYLVYARLDNAPKVSVSEKDFLRGMPDSLDYVVLTRPEQITDFDREDMKKVQADMGTRILWYADLSKDKDAINKAVSGMSAEGFDGISLSITRTNVPDATQLEKLFASAGPRSKSGKMLFFEGNPADLPTDLHNAFDYIVLNTSGLTTAYDLVFQIDHARQFAGIPSSKLIISAAPEGKLTDIGKESIIGTAGYVVSAGPLAGLGIYNAGNDYYDPQANYKTIRAAIQLLNPSPIK, encoded by the coding sequence ATGAAGAACTATATTTCATTACATACCATCCTTTGCGCATTTCTATTAGGGGCATCCGCTATGTTGATAAATGCATGCAGCGATTGGAACGAACCCGAAACTCTCAAGTTCGATACGATCGGTCCCGAATCGCAAAATCCGGAACTCTATGCCCGATATACAGAGAGCCTGAAAGAATATAAAAAACGGCCTCACTATCTCGTTTACGCAAGACTCGACAATGCTCCGAAAGTCTCGGTAAGCGAAAAAGATTTTTTACGGGGAATGCCCGATAGCCTCGACTATGTCGTGCTTACGAGACCTGAACAAATTACCGATTTCGATCGGGAAGACATGAAAAAAGTACAAGCCGATATGGGCACCCGTATACTCTGGTATGCCGATTTGTCCAAAGATAAAGATGCGATAAATAAAGCTGTTTCAGGAATGTCTGCAGAAGGTTTCGACGGAATCAGTTTATCCATTACCCGTACGAACGTTCCCGATGCCACACAATTGGAAAAACTGTTTGCATCGGCAGGTCCTCGCAGTAAATCGGGAAAAATGCTGTTTTTCGAAGGTAATCCAGCCGATTTGCCAACCGATTTGCACAACGCATTTGATTATATCGTTCTCAATACATCCGGCTTGACCACCGCCTATGATCTCGTTTTTCAGATCGATCATGCCAGGCAATTTGCAGGTATACCCTCGTCTAAACTTATCATTTCGGCCGCACCCGAAGGAAAACTTACCGATATCGGAAAGGAATCGATCATAGGAACTGCCGGATACGTCGTATCGGCCGGCCCCCTTGCCGGGCTGGGAATTTATAATGCCGGAAACGATTATTACGATCCGCAAGCCAATTACAAAACCATACGGGCAGCCATTCAACTGCTTAATCCTTCACCCATAAAGTAA
- a CDS encoding InlB B-repeat-containing protein, translating into MKKFYLLLLTCIFGLSMSAAIHVKPAAEGGDDSNDGSSWEKAKATIGAAISSGMETQEGNFEVWIQKGTYTETASWGTYSAEDPNLLNLFITGGFKGDEIMASQREKGSNPWEFVNETIVTFQLDGETKAISLNGDEISAPYCIIDGISFRDGKNVSFEANDSGLSFNNCTFSGNKNDRGSLIGMSFFNPTASYYTHDCLFENNEMSQYGGDLINIMTTETDRGTLSKIVCIGNKGQTAINYSSPISSGIGLGMADLDKCIFYNNDMREGIVNLKNNASIANSLFYNNNGVPVSVNGGVVAFCTIANNKGKNYDDGGIAIMAPSKIYNTILRGNTGAYGAIGTFSFGTSQSQIKNCAFPGGKPDGAVVANNRMYALNDFNGFVAPTTFIGADPAKTAELAAADWSLSEKPHGMIDSGDPDIFSSIQSLSGSRYHSGEKQGKCDIGAYESKYTGIAFPTLTVTAGDNGTASTDKSGDYFMGAAVELTATPDSGYDLTKWTDASGATVSEEANFTYAMPETSTTLTANFEKGGGIEDTRIPGLNVYASAGKLYVNHSSPVIVEVYTIAGGLATVSEAASNHTISLQPGIYMVVAKDGTTQDVRKIAITN; encoded by the coding sequence ATGAAAAAGTTTTATTTACTATTACTGACATGTATATTCGGTCTCTCTATGAGTGCCGCTATCCATGTAAAACCTGCCGCAGAGGGTGGAGATGATTCTAATGACGGATCAAGTTGGGAAAAAGCGAAAGCGACGATAGGCGCTGCCATCAGCTCGGGTATGGAAACCCAAGAAGGTAATTTCGAAGTATGGATACAAAAAGGAACCTATACCGAAACCGCCTCATGGGGAACTTATAGCGCTGAAGACCCTAACTTGCTTAACCTGTTTATCACTGGCGGTTTTAAAGGAGATGAAATAATGGCAAGCCAGCGGGAAAAAGGGAGCAATCCCTGGGAATTCGTGAACGAAACCATTGTGACTTTCCAATTAGATGGAGAAACCAAAGCTATTTCACTGAACGGCGATGAAATATCAGCACCCTATTGTATTATAGACGGTATTTCATTCCGTGACGGAAAAAATGTAAGTTTCGAAGCGAACGATTCAGGGTTATCATTCAATAATTGTACCTTTTCAGGAAATAAGAATGACAGGGGATCACTCATCGGAATGTCATTTTTTAATCCCACAGCCTCATACTATACACACGATTGCCTATTCGAAAATAACGAAATGTCACAATACGGGGGTGATCTGATAAATATCATGACGACCGAAACAGACAGAGGAACTCTTTCGAAAATCGTATGCATAGGTAACAAGGGGCAAACAGCCATTAACTACTCCTCTCCCATTTCGTCAGGAATTGGATTAGGCATGGCAGATTTAGATAAATGTATCTTCTACAACAACGATATGAGAGAAGGAATCGTAAATCTTAAAAATAACGCCAGTATCGCCAATTCTCTTTTCTACAATAATAACGGAGTTCCCGTCTCTGTTAACGGAGGCGTTGTCGCTTTTTGTACGATTGCCAATAATAAAGGAAAAAATTATGACGACGGCGGTATCGCTATCATGGCGCCTTCTAAAATTTACAATACGATTTTGCGGGGAAATACCGGTGCTTACGGTGCTATCGGCACATTCTCATTCGGAACGAGCCAGTCTCAGATTAAAAATTGCGCTTTTCCCGGTGGCAAACCCGATGGAGCCGTCGTCGCAAACAACCGCATGTATGCCCTTAACGATTTCAACGGTTTTGTCGCGCCTACTACATTCATAGGAGCCGACCCTGCTAAAACTGCAGAACTGGCCGCAGCCGACTGGAGTCTCTCTGAAAAGCCTCACGGAATGATAGACAGCGGAGATCCTGATATATTCTCAAGTATTCAGAGTTTGTCTGGAAGCCGTTATCACTCCGGAGAGAAACAAGGTAAATGCGATATCGGAGCCTATGAATCAAAATATACCGGCATCGCCTTCCCAACTCTGACCGTTACTGCGGGTGACAACGGAACCGCTTCGACCGATAAAAGCGGAGACTATTTTATGGGTGCGGCTGTAGAACTTACCGCAACTCCCGATTCCGGATATGACCTTACAAAATGGACCGATGCCTCCGGGGCAACTGTATCGGAAGAAGCGAACTTTACTTATGCCATGCCCGAAACTTCTACCACGCTTACCGCCAATTTCGAAAAAGGAGGCGGCATAGAAGATACCCGCATACCGGGACTGAACGTATACGCTTCGGCCGGTAAACTGTATGTAAACCACTCTTCTCCGGTAATTGTAGAGGTATATACTATCGCCGGCGGTTTGGCAACAGTTTCAGAAGCAGCATCGAACCATACTATCTCGTTACAGCCGGGAATTTACATGGTCGTAGCTAAGGACGGGACAACACAAGATGTACGCAAAATAGCGATTACAAACTAA
- a CDS encoding DUF1735 and LamG domain-containing protein — MKRYIIYQTLSLALLAFMAAGCDNTDYSNKPPFDNGAYLDVAKTKDIANVTFKRTLTEVPKVFTVLLTYPAKQDVKVDFAVDPSLTGNYNARMDTDYPTLDPKHYKLSASSVVIPAGEAQSKPVTITFTGLDALPLDASYLVPLTVTGVSGGIGTLDGSKTICYIVKKSSAITTAANLRDNYMEVPGFDKGSPTADVVNNMTQLTYEAIIWVNSFDYGSLPGGALPDISTIMGIEQYILLRIGDASYPRQQLQFAGPRYEWKFPKADKSKSLMPKTWYHVALTWNLATQTIVFYVDGQEQSRSEEFAKPGEPVALNLGMQERGKDFMFKIGHSYGEPEDYTRQLDGNICEVRVWNVARTQEEIYKNMYDVDPHTPGLCAYWKFDEGEGDKVIDRTGNGNDAVAHKSPLVWPDGIEVPKKNETK; from the coding sequence ATGAAACGATACATCATTTATCAGACGCTTTCTCTCGCCTTGCTGGCCTTTATGGCCGCGGGATGCGACAATACCGACTATAGCAACAAACCGCCTTTCGATAACGGAGCTTATCTCGACGTTGCCAAAACAAAAGATATCGCTAACGTTACCTTTAAGCGTACCCTAACCGAAGTACCGAAAGTATTTACAGTGCTGTTAACTTACCCGGCAAAACAGGATGTAAAGGTAGACTTTGCGGTCGATCCCTCGCTCACCGGCAACTATAATGCCCGCATGGATACCGATTACCCGACACTCGATCCGAAACATTATAAACTGTCGGCGAGTAGCGTCGTAATACCGGCGGGTGAGGCTCAGTCGAAACCGGTTACGATTACCTTCACCGGCCTCGACGCACTACCGCTCGACGCGAGTTATCTCGTACCATTAACCGTAACCGGCGTCTCAGGAGGCATAGGAACATTAGATGGTTCGAAAACCATTTGCTACATCGTAAAAAAATCGAGTGCGATCACCACGGCAGCTAATCTCAGAGACAATTATATGGAGGTGCCCGGTTTCGACAAGGGAAGTCCTACGGCAGATGTCGTAAACAACATGACGCAACTTACTTATGAAGCGATTATCTGGGTAAACAGTTTCGACTACGGAAGCCTTCCCGGAGGTGCCCTACCTGACATATCTACTATTATGGGTATCGAACAGTATATTCTTCTGCGTATCGGTGATGCCAGCTATCCACGACAACAACTACAATTCGCAGGTCCACGATACGAATGGAAATTCCCAAAAGCCGACAAAAGCAAATCGCTGATGCCTAAGACGTGGTACCACGTTGCTCTTACTTGGAATTTGGCGACTCAAACCATCGTCTTCTATGTCGACGGACAAGAACAGAGCCGCAGTGAAGAATTTGCCAAACCCGGAGAACCGGTTGCTCTTAATCTCGGCATGCAGGAACGAGGAAAAGACTTCATGTTCAAGATCGGACATTCCTATGGTGAACCCGAAGATTATACCCGACAGCTCGATGGGAACATCTGCGAAGTTCGTGTATGGAACGTAGCCCGTACGCAAGAGGAAATTTACAAAAACATGTATGATGTAGATCCTCATACACCCGGACTTTGCGCCTACTGGAAATTCGATGAAGGCGAAGGCGACAAAGTAATAGATCGTACTGGTAACGGTAACGACGCCGTCGCTCATAAAAGTCCGCTCGTTTGGCCCGATGGCATAGAGGTGCCCAAAAAGAACGAAACAAAATAA